Part of the Vigna radiata var. radiata cultivar VC1973A unplaced genomic scaffold, Vradiata_ver6 scaffold_86, whole genome shotgun sequence genome is shown below.
ttaaatcttataagcttcccttacctctaattctaGCTATTCTTCTAAGTCTTTAAGCAAGTACTTCTATGGCTCCAAAAATCCAAAGTGATCCAAATGAAATTCTGATCGGTGCAACTGAAAGAGCTTGTCATCGGGAAGAACTATTCTAAAAGGAGTTTGGTGATCGGAGAAGAAGAAGGGTGAGAAATCTTAAAGAGAAGGTGaagagttttagagagaaggaggagaaaaatggTGGATTCTGGAAACcgaagtgaagaaaaagaagggttGCATGCAAAAAGTGGCACCAATTTTCAAAATCCCACCTTAAATATGGCCTCCACTAAAATCGTTCGGTCCACTCCCTGCCTGCCACCTGTGTTCTACTTTCTAGAAACTCTCATTCTCCCTGCTGCCACACGGTTTTCGAGGGGCGGGAAATTAAATGAGGCTGACACTTTGTCCCCCACTATCCTAGGGAATCTAGAGGACGTGACACATGTCCTCCACTAAAGTGGAGAATTAATGGGGCATGACATTCcccccaacaaataaaaattttcgtcctcgaaaattagGATTTACCTGAGAATAAATGATGATAGGATGTCTTCATGTCTTTTTCCTTCTCCCAAGTGGCATCACTCGTTCGGTCATCCCATATTACTTTGATGAGGCTCGTTGCTTTCCCACTGGGTCGTTTGGTCATAAACTCTTCAACTCTGGCTGGTTGCAGCTCGACCGAACAGTCTCCTTTGATTTGAATGTCGTCAACTTCCAACACGTGAGACCGATCGGCTATGTACTTCCTGAGTTGAGAGACGTGGAAGACCGAGTGAAGGTTGGACAGTTGAGGCGGCAAAGCAATCTCGTAAGTGACCGGTCTTATGCGCCTCAAAATTTGATACGGACCGAGGAATCTGGGAGACAACTTCTTTGGCCGAACGACTCTTCCAACACCAGCCATTCGGTTTAGCCTAAGAAATACATGCTCTCCTTCAACGAATTCCAAGGGTCTTCTTCTCTTATTGGCATAAGACTTCTGTCGACTCTAAGTTTCCTTCAATCTCTCTTGGATTAGCTTCACCTTTTCAGTCGTTTGTTGAATGAGTTCAGGTCCAGTCAATACTGCTTCTCCTTCTTGAAACCAACATAAGGGTGTTCGGCATTTTCTTCCATAAAGGGCTTCAAAAGGAGTCATTCCTATGCTGGACTGGAAACTGTTGTTGTAGGTGAATTCTGCTAACTGCAAAATCTCATCCCAAACTCCCAAGTGATCTAGAACGTTCGTCCTCAATAAGTCTTCAAGCATCTGGATTGTCCTTTCAGACTGACCGTCGGTTCGAGGATGATATGCTGAGCTCATTTGCAACTTGCTTCCCATTTCTTGTTGAAGTGATTGCCAGAACCGAGAAGTGAATCTGGGGTCTCGGTTTGAGATGATACTTGATGGCACTCCATGCAACCGAACCACTTCCTTGATGTATAGTTGAGCCAACTTTGCCATAGACATCTTCAAGTTAATAGCAAGGAAGTAGGCACTCTTCGTTAACCGATCGACTATAACCCATATAGCATCATGGTTTTTGACCGTTCGGGGTAAGTGGGTCACGAAATCCATGGCGATGTTGTCCCACTTCCATAAGGGAATTTCCAGTGGCTGTAGTTGACCACTCATTTTTTGATGCTCTGCCTTAGCTCTTTGGCAGGTTAAACATGAGGACACGAACTGAGCGACGTCATTCTTTATTCCAGGCCACCAAAAGAATCTCTTGAGGTcttgatacattttagtcatACCTGGGTGCATGCTAAAATGACTTTGATGTCCCTCCTCAAGAATCAGTCTCTTCAACTCCCCATCGTTTGGAACGCACGTCCTTCCTCTGTATCTCAAGAGACTGTCCGTCCCTGTATTGAACTCTTTTTCTTGCTTTGAACCGATCGGTCCTCTTTCCTTCTACAAATCTTCATCATCAGCTTGCTTCTCTTTAATGCGTTCAAACAAATTACTTGAAAACCACATACTGCAGCACTTAATATCGTTCGGTTCCAGCTCACACTACAATCTCAAGTCCCTAAAGCTCTCAACCAAGTTCAGCTCTCGGACCATCATTGTTGAGATGTGGACGGTCTTTTTACTCAAAGCGTCAGCTACCACATTGGCCTTTCCAGGATGGTATTGGAGTTCAAACTCGTAGTCTTTCAAAAATTCCATCCATCTTCTTTGCCTCATGTTCAGCTCCTTTTGATCGAACATGTACTTGAGGCTTTTGTGGTCGCTGAACACCTGGAACTGAGCATCATAAAGGTAATGCCTTCATATCTTTAACGCAAACACCACTGCTGCTAGCTCCAAGTCGTGTGTTGGATAATTCTTCTCATGCACCTTCAATTGCCGAGAGGCATAGGCCACCACTTTTCCTTCTTGCATCAACACATAACCTAAGCCTTGATAGGAGGCATCACAAAAGACCTCGAACGGTCTATTGACGTCAGGAATTACTAACACTGGAGCACTCGTCAGTTTTTGCTTTAGCTCTTGAAAGCTGAACTCACACCGATCGGTCCAGATGAACGGTTGGTCCTTTCTGGTCAGTTGGGTTAACGGTGCCATTATCTTAGAAAATCCTTCAATGAACCGTCTATAATAGCCAATCAACCCAACAAAGCTCCTCACATCTGTGACTGAACGGGGTGTCTCCCACTAAAGTACCGTTCGTACTTTGGCCGGATACACTACAATCCCTCTAGCCGAGATCACATGCCCCGGGAATTGTACTTCCTCCATCCAGAATTCACACTTGGATAGTTTTGCATAAAGTTGTTTTTCCCTTAACATACCGAGCACTAACCTCAAGTGTTCTTCATGCTCCTCTCGACTCTTGGAGTATACAAGGATATCATCAATGAAAACCACCACAAACTTGTCCAAGAAGGGTCTAAAGATACGGTTCATGTAATCCATGAATATTGTAGGAGCATTAGTAACACCGAACGATATTACTACATACTCGTAGTGACCGTACCGAGACCGAAAGGCAATCTTCTGGACGTCACCTTCCTTAACCAAAATCTGATGATATCCTGATCGTAAATCAATCTTGGAGAAGACTGTTGCTCCATACAGTTGATCCAATAAATCATCTATTCTCGGCAGTAGATACTTATTCTTGATGGTCAGCTTGTTCAATTGCCTATAATCAATGTAGAGCCGAGAGTTGTCATCCTTCTTCTTTACTAACAAGACAGGAGCTTCCCAAGGTGATGCACTTGGCCGAATGAACTACTTCTACAATAAATCTTTAATTTGCTTCTTAAGTTCGGCCAATTCAGCTGCTGCCATTCAGTAAGGTGCTATGGATATCGGTCCTGCCCCCGACACTAGATCAATAGAGAATTCCACTTCTCTCGGCGGAGGTAAGTCTGGCACCTCTTTTGGAAAAATGTCCAGAAATTCCTCAATGACCGAACTGTTTCATGTCGAACGGTCTCCTTCTACCACTTCCATATGAGTTAATATCAGGAAGCACATGGCACCTTCAATGAGATCCTCTCGGACTTGACCGAGCGTTAACGACAGCTTCTCTTCTTCCCTTGGAAAAATCAGTTTCTTCTTCCTACAATCAATAAGAATGTGATTGGTGGTTAACCAATCCATCCTTAAAATTATCTCTAAACCTTGAAGAGGCAAGCAGATGAGGTTTACCTTAAACTTGTACCCTTCTACCACAATAGGACATCTAATGCAGACAGTAGACGTCCTAACCTCATCAGTTGCTGGGGTTGACACCACCAAGTCAAGCTGCATCTCACTCTCGGTCAAACCCAACCTATCAACACATGCCTTCGAGATGAAGGAATGTGTTGCCCCCGAATCAAACAGCACATAGCAAGGCAGTCCATACAATAAGCAAGTGCTGGTGATGAGGTTACCTGAACTTGCTGCTTCCACTCCAGTCAACGCATACACTCGGCCCACTGCTTGAGCCCGTCCACCACCCCTCTGAGGGACTCTTCCAGCAACTGGGGGTCTCACGATCGCTCGGCCTCCCATGCTGCACTCGGTATTGGTGTGTCCATTTCGTCCACACCGAGTACAATATTTGGATCTTCCTAGTTGAGGACATGACGACCAGTAATATGGTCCTCCGCAGTTGAAACACGTGACCGAGCCTTGCTGCACTGACCAATCGGCCGATGCAGATGCTTGGGAGGAAGAACCTGATCCTGACGACAGAGGCCGAGAGTAAGGTGTTCGTCTCATAACGGGACCACTCTTGGATGGAACTGGTCCTCGACTGATCAGTTGTTGCCTCTTCTGCCGCTCGGCTTCCAACATATTTCGTTCCAACACCTTAGCCCTTTCTACAAGTGCTGAAAAAGACTTAATGCATAGGTTGGAAATCATCACCTTAAGATCAGGCTTCAACCCATTCTCATACTTCCTGCATTGCCATTCCTCATTGATTCCCATGGTGTAAAACTGAATGAGGTGCTTGAACCGATCGGTATACTCTGATA
Proteins encoded:
- the LOC111241112 gene encoding uncharacterized protein LOC111241112, with protein sequence MAGVGRVVRPKKLSPRFLGPYQILRRIRPVTYEIALPPQLSNLHSVFHVSQLRKYIADRSHVLEVDDIQIKGDCSVELQPARVEEFMTKRPSGKATSLIKVIWDDRTSDATWEKEKDMKTSYHHLFSGKS